The region TCCAATAAAAAAAATAAAAAAAAATATTAAAATCTATATTTTTAAAAATGATTTTTTAAAAAAATATAAATAAAATGATTTTATAAAAAATTTTTTTTGAAAATATAAAATATAAAATATAAAAAATAAAATATTAAATATTTATCAAGTATTATTTTTTATATTTTTTATTAAAAAACTATATTCAAAATAACCTTTTTTGACTTTTAAAATATAATTATTTTTTTTTAAATTCAATATTTGATATCATAGTATTATTAAAAGAGTATATTTAATTTAATCATATATTTTGTATGTATTAAAATTTCTATACAATATAGGTATTAAAAGATGAAAAAAATTAAAAAAATAATACATAAAAAATCAATATGATTCAAAAAAAGATAATAATTATTGATAATAATTACAGTAACCAAAGAATAGATAATTTTATAAAAACTCAATTTTATAAAATTCCGAAAAGTTTATTATATAAAATAATCAGAATAGGAAATATTCAAATCAATAATAAAAAAGTTCATCCAAGTTATAAACTCCAAAAAAGAGATGTATTGTCTTATAATAATATTTTACAATATAAAAAAACAGATAAAAAAAAATCCGTTTTAACTACATACATGAAAAAAAATATTATCTCCAGCATATTATATGAAGATAAATATTTATTAATAATCAATAAACCATGTGGCATTGCAGTTCATGGAGGTAGCGGCATTAAGTTAGGAATAATAGAAATGATTAGGTTAATAAAACCAGAATATCGGTACATTGAATTAATTCACAGATTAGATCGCGATACTTCAGGAATTTTAATGTTATCCAAAAAAAGATCAATGTTAAGAATTATGCATGAAAAATTCCGTGAAAAAAAAATTAAAAAAAAATATATTGCGTTAATTCATGGAAATTTAATTCCAAATAAAAAAATTATTTCTTTCCCATTAAAAAAAACAAATTATCAAAATAAAAAAAAAGTTGTATTAGATATATACGGAAAAAAATCAATTACAGTGCTAAAAGTAAAAAAAAGATTAAATCAAACAACATTCATTGAAATAATACCTAAAACAGGAAGAACACATCAAATTCGTTTTCATACATCACATATTGGATATCCAATTGTATTTGATAAAATTTATGGAAATAAAATACTAGATTATAAAATTGACAAATCATATAAATCAAAAAAAATGTTATTACATGCTTATGAAATATCATTTTTACATCCATATAAAAAAAAAATTTTTTTTATTCAAGCGCCATTGTGTAAAAGATTTAAAAAATATCTTTAAATCAATATCTTATAAAGAAAAAGTATTATATACATATTATAAATGAGGGAAATATGGCTGTACAAAAAAGTAAACCAACACGATCAAAAAGAGGAATGAGAAGATCTCACAAAAAAATTAAAATTTTTTGTTTATCTCAAGATAAATACAGTAAAGAAATGCATTTAAGACATCATATGACAAAAACATTTTTTTACAAAGGAAAAAAATTATTAAAAGATAAAAAAGATTAAATAATTTTAAAACATATTAATATCACTATTCGAACAAAAAAATATTCGGTATATAATTTGAAACATGAATTTTTCCATGATCTTCCCTGGCCAGGGATTACAAAAAATTAATAAATTAATTTCATTAAATAAAAAATACAAAATTATTCAAAATACTTTTCATCAAGCATCAGAATGTCTAAAATATGATTTATGGGGAAAAATTAAAAAATTCCATCAATATAATATAAAAATAAAAAATATACAACCATTAATTTTCACAGCTTCTGTATCAATATATAAATTATGGAAGTTTCTTGGAGGAAAAAATCCTAAGATGACTTCTGGACACAGTTTAGGAGAGTATGCAGCTTTAGTATGTGGGGGGGTAATAAATTTTTCTGATACAGTTAAATTATTACAAAAAAGAGAATATATGATGCAAAAAATATCTCAAAAATATAAAACCAGTATGGAAATAATTTTCGGATTAAATAAAACATCCGTGAATAAAATAATTAAAAAACATAATTTTACTAAAAAAATTAATATTTCTAGTATTAATGCAAACAAACAAATTGTAATTACTGGATTTAAAAATGAAATAAAAAAAATTATTCCAGATATTTATAAAAAAAAAGCACGTATTATGAAACTTCCTATAAAAATAGCTGGACATTTTATGATTATGAAAAAAGTTAAAAGAAATTTTTCTAAAAAAATAAAAAAAATCCCTATAAAAGATGCAAAATATTCTATTATAAATAGTATTACTGTAAAAAAATATAATTCAAAAAGTAATCTCAGAAAATCCTTAATAAATCAATTATTTTATCCTGTACAATGGAAAAAAACAATTGACTTAATTTTAAAAAAAACAAATATCATTTTAGAAATAGGAACAAATGATTTTTTAATCAAATCAATTCAAACAAAAAAAAAAGTTAAACTAATTTCTATCAATAATATAGAAAATATTAATACAGCTATCAATCTAACAAAAAAAAATGTTTATGAAAAAAAATAAAAAAATTGCCCTAATTATTGGAGCAAGTAAAGGAATTGGATTAGAAATAGCTAAAAAATTATCTTTAAATAATATTTTTGTTATTGGAACAAGCACTAATATTAAAGGAAAAAAGATCATTCAAGAAAAAATTCAAAATTTAGGATTAGGAATGATTTTAAACTTAAAAAACTTAAAAGATATAAAAATATGTATTCAAAAAATACATAAAAAATTTAAAAAAATTGATATATTAATTAACAATGCTGCTATTAAACATGATAAATTAATTATAAATATGGATTATCATGATTGGTCAAAAGTATTAAAAATTAATTTAAACTCAATATTTTATATATCAAAATTAATAGTAAAAATTATGCTTCAAAATAGATATGGAAGAATCATAACAATAGGTTCTACAATAGGTAGTACCGGAAATATTGGTCAAAGTAACTATGCTGCATCCAAATCTGGTTTAATAGGTTTGAATAAAAGTTTAGCATTAGAAGTTGCTAGAAAAGGAATTACTGTTAATATCATTTCTCCTGGTTTTATAAAAACCGGAATGACAAAATTGCTTACAGATCGTCAAAAAAAAAAATACAAATCGACAATCCCTATGAAACGTTTTGGTAATCCTGAAGAAATTGCATCTATTGCATTATTTTTATCTTCAACAGAAGCATCTTATATTACAGGACAAACAATACATGTTAATGGTGGGGTATATATGAATTAATATTTATATATTATAATATTTATAAATATATTATAATTATATTATTCTTTCTTTTTTTTGTTAAAAAAATATGAAAAATATAGAAAAAAAAATAAAAAAAATTATTTCACAAATTACAGAAATAGAATTAAAAAAAATTAACAACACAGATTTTTTAATTAAAGATTTAAATCTTGATTCATTAGATATCATTGAAATTACTATGGCGTTAGAAGATATTTTTAAAATAGAAATTTCAGACGAAGAAATTGAACAATTTAAGACAATTAATTCTATTATTGAATATATTAAATTAAAAAAAAATAAATAATACATAAGATATAAAATGAATTTTTTAGATAGTAAATTTATTGCAATTGAAGGATTAGATGGATCAGGTAAAACTCATTCCATAAATATAATAAAAAAAATATTTAACCAATATCAAATTCCGTATATTATTGTTCGTGAACCAGGAAGTACTCCATTATCAGAAAAAATAAGAAAAATAATTAAAAATGATAATATATATGAAAATATTAATAAAAAAACAATTCTTTTATTAATATACGCAGCACGTATGCAATTAATTGAAAATTTAATTCAACCTGCATTAAAAAATAATATTTGGGTAATTGCAGATAGATATGTTTTATCTTCATATGCATATCAGGGAGGGGGTTTTAAAATCCATCAGTCGATTATACAACAAATAAACAAAATTGTTGTAAAAAAATTATTACCTCATTTAACAATATATTTAGATGTAATTCCAAAAATTGGATTACAAAGAGTCTTAAGAAGAGGAAACATAGATGCAATAGAAAAAAATAATTTAAATTTTTTTATTAGAATAAGAAATATGTATTTAAAATACATTAAAAAAAATAAAAATATCATAAAAATTAATGCAAATCTGAAAAAAAATATTGTACATGAAAACATTAAAAACACATTAATTAAATGGTTAAAAAAATGTATATAAAAACATTTTCTTATTTAAATAAAATATATAAAAAAATAATCATTAATTATCAAAAAAAAAAATTACATCATGCAATTATTGTAGAATCATATTATTTATATGATATTTATTGGTTAATTTATTGTATTAGTAAGTGGATTTTATGTCATAATAAATTAAATATTTATGCATGCGAAA is a window of Buchnera aphidicola (Shivaphis celti) DNA encoding:
- a CDS encoding RluA family pseudouridine synthase; this encodes MIQKKIIIIDNNYSNQRIDNFIKTQFYKIPKSLLYKIIRIGNIQINNKKVHPSYKLQKRDVLSYNNILQYKKTDKKKSVLTTYMKKNIISSILYEDKYLLIINKPCGIAVHGGSGIKLGIIEMIRLIKPEYRYIELIHRLDRDTSGILMLSKKRSMLRIMHEKFREKKIKKKYIALIHGNLIPNKKIISFPLKKTNYQNKKKVVLDIYGKKSITVLKVKKRLNQTTFIEIIPKTGRTHQIRFHTSHIGYPIVFDKIYGNKILDYKIDKSYKSKKMLLHAYEISFLHPYKKKIFFIQAPLCKRFKKYL
- the rpmF gene encoding 50S ribosomal protein L32 is translated as MAVQKSKPTRSKRGMRRSHKKIKIFCLSQDKYSKEMHLRHHMTKTFFYKGKKLLKDKKD
- a CDS encoding acyltransferase domain-containing protein gives rise to the protein MIFPGQGLQKINKLISLNKKYKIIQNTFHQASECLKYDLWGKIKKFHQYNIKIKNIQPLIFTASVSIYKLWKFLGGKNPKMTSGHSLGEYAALVCGGVINFSDTVKLLQKREYMMQKISQKYKTSMEIIFGLNKTSVNKIIKKHNFTKKINISSINANKQIVITGFKNEIKKIIPDIYKKKARIMKLPIKIAGHFMIMKKVKRNFSKKIKKIPIKDAKYSIINSITVKKYNSKSNLRKSLINQLFYPVQWKKTIDLILKKTNIILEIGTNDFLIKSIQTKKKVKLISINNIENINTAINLTKKNVYEKK
- the tmk gene encoding dTMP kinase → MNFLDSKFIAIEGLDGSGKTHSINIIKKIFNQYQIPYIIVREPGSTPLSEKIRKIIKNDNIYENINKKTILLLIYAARMQLIENLIQPALKNNIWVIADRYVLSSYAYQGGGFKIHQSIIQQINKIVVKKLLPHLTIYLDVIPKIGLQRVLRRGNIDAIEKNNLNFFIRIRNMYLKYIKKNKNIIKINANLKKNIVHENIKNTLIKWLKKCI
- a CDS encoding acyl carrier protein, which encodes MKNIEKKIKKIISQITEIELKKINNTDFLIKDLNLDSLDIIEITMALEDIFKIEISDEEIEQFKTINSIIEYIKLKKNK
- the fabG gene encoding 3-oxoacyl-ACP reductase FabG — protein: MKKNKKIALIIGASKGIGLEIAKKLSLNNIFVIGTSTNIKGKKIIQEKIQNLGLGMILNLKNLKDIKICIQKIHKKFKKIDILINNAAIKHDKLIINMDYHDWSKVLKINLNSIFYISKLIVKIMLQNRYGRIITIGSTIGSTGNIGQSNYAASKSGLIGLNKSLALEVARKGITVNIISPGFIKTGMTKLLTDRQKKKYKSTIPMKRFGNPEEIASIALFLSSTEASYITGQTIHVNGGVYMN